One Rissa tridactyla isolate bRisTri1 chromosome 1, bRisTri1.patW.cur.20221130, whole genome shotgun sequence DNA segment encodes these proteins:
- the SYPL1 gene encoding synaptophysin-like protein 1 — MAGLRVDFGLLLEPLGFIKVLEWIFSIFAFATCGGFQGETTLQVSCKGVANKTVTAAFAYPFRLNTVVFSAPDPKRCGGTWTDVYLVGNFSSSAQFFVTLAVLSFLYCIAALVVYIGYKRVYQQNSKFPLTDLAITVITAFLWLVSTFSWATALADIKMSTGASAIPGIESCKAPGTTCRFASVTSMKTLNVSVVFGLLNMVLWGGNIWFVYKDTNLHNQSKRIPQQSPAIYSTQRGI; from the exons ATGGCTGGCTTACGGGTGGACTTTGGCTTGCTCCTGGAGCCCCTGGGCTTCATTAAGGTCCTTGAGTGG attttttccatctttgctttTGCCACATGTGGAGGCTTTCAAGGTGAAACTACCCTTCAAGTTTCCTGCAAAGGTGTGGCAAACAAAACGGTTACAGCTGCTTTTGCTTATCCATTCAG GTTGAATACTGTTGTATTTAGTGCACCAGACCCAAAGCGCTGTGGTGGTACTTGGACTGATGTCTATCTCGTGGGCAACTTCTCCTCTTCTGCACAGTTCTTTGTTACGCTTGCAGTGTTGTCATTCCTCTACTGCATTGCTGCCCTTGTGGTATATATTGGATATAAGCGTGTGTATCAGCAAAACAGCAAGTTTCCACTAACT GACTTGGCTATCACTGTCATAACAGCCTTTTTGTGGCTTGTCAGTACTTTTTCTTGGGCAACGGCACTTGCCGATATCAAAATGTCCACAGGGGCCAGTGCCATTCCAGGAATCGAATCTTGCAAAGCACCAGGAACAACTTGTCGCTTTGCTTCTGTGACCAGCATGAAAACTCTGAATGTGTCTGTG GTGTTTGGCTTGCTTAATATGGTTTTATGGGGAGGAAATATTTGGTTTGTATACAAGGACACCAACCTACACAACCAATCAAAGAGAATTCCTCAGCAAAGTCCAGCAATATATTCAACTCAAAGAGGAATATAA